From a single Agrobacterium tumefaciens genomic region:
- a CDS encoding ABC transporter ATP-binding protein, with translation MSFLTLSNIKKSFGSVQVVHDFNMAIEKGEFVSFLGPSGCGKTTVLRMIAGFEIPTGGSIVINGKDQTTLRPNQRNIGMVFQAYALFPNMNVYENVAFGLKVAGKPKAEIDARVKEMLQLIHLEHLADRYPYQMSGGQQQRVALARALAPKPEVLLLDEPLSALDAKIRVSLREEIRQIQQKLGITTIFVTHDQEEALSISDRIVVMNGGRADQIGTPFDIYNKPATRFVASFVGTLNLIDATIVDSASNIIRVGEQQITLHKPVEAANGEKITLALRPEAGSLGSDAKGDVAISGVVTSSQFLGSVIRTRLDLGGSTLSFDMFNDPGTAPPAIGEQVTLKFAAGDLMVIRD, from the coding sequence AAAAGGGCGAATTCGTCTCCTTCCTCGGGCCATCGGGCTGCGGCAAGACCACCGTGCTGCGCATGATAGCCGGCTTCGAAATCCCGACAGGCGGCTCCATCGTCATCAACGGCAAGGACCAGACGACGCTGCGCCCCAACCAGCGCAATATCGGCATGGTGTTCCAGGCCTATGCGCTGTTCCCGAACATGAATGTCTATGAGAACGTCGCCTTTGGCCTGAAAGTCGCCGGCAAGCCGAAAGCCGAGATCGATGCGCGCGTGAAGGAAATGCTCCAGCTCATCCATCTGGAACATCTGGCAGACCGCTATCCCTACCAGATGTCGGGCGGGCAGCAGCAGCGCGTGGCGCTTGCCCGCGCGCTCGCGCCGAAGCCGGAAGTGCTTCTGCTGGATGAACCGCTCTCCGCGCTCGACGCCAAAATCCGCGTGTCGCTGCGTGAGGAAATCCGCCAGATCCAGCAAAAGCTCGGCATCACCACCATTTTCGTGACCCATGATCAGGAAGAGGCGCTGTCGATCTCCGACCGCATCGTGGTGATGAATGGCGGCCGTGCCGACCAGATCGGCACGCCCTTCGATATCTACAACAAGCCCGCCACCCGCTTCGTCGCCTCCTTCGTCGGCACGCTGAACCTCATCGACGCCACCATCGTCGATTCCGCGTCCAACATCATCCGCGTCGGAGAGCAGCAGATCACGCTCCACAAGCCGGTCGAAGCCGCAAACGGCGAAAAAATCACCCTCGCGCTCCGCCCGGAAGCGGGCTCGCTCGGCAGCGACGCGAAAGGCGATGTCGCCATTTCCGGCGTCGTCACCTCCAGCCAGTTCCTCGGCTCCGTCATCCGCACCCGTCTCGATCTCGGCGGCTCGACCCTGTCTTTCGACATGTTCAATGATCCCGGCACCGCGCCGCCCGCCATTGGCGAACAGGTGACGCTCAAATTCGCAGCCGGCGATCTGATGGTGATCAGGGACTAA
- a CDS encoding zinc-dependent alcohol dehydrogenase family protein has protein sequence MRALFYERFGETPVVASLPDPEPTDGGVVIEVKATGLCRSDWHGWMGHDTDIRLPHVPGHEFAGVIAAVGKNVTRFKTGDRVTVPFVSGCGHCHECRSGNQQVCEAQFQPGFTHWGSFAEYVAIDYADQNLVHLPDTMSYATAAGLGCRFATSFRAVTDQGRLKGGEWLAVHGCGGVGLSAIMIGAGLGAQVVAIDIAEDKLELARQLGATATINSRSVADVSEAVREVTGGGAHVSIDALGHPQTCCNSISNLRRRGRHVQVGLMLADHAMPAIPMARVIAHELEIYGSHGMQAWRYEDMLAMIESGKLAPEKLIGRHITLSDAITALPAMDSFQESGISIIDRFE, from the coding sequence ATGCGCGCGCTTTTTTACGAACGATTTGGCGAAACCCCTGTCGTCGCATCCCTGCCCGATCCGGAGCCAACCGATGGTGGCGTGGTCATCGAGGTAAAAGCGACAGGCCTCTGCCGCAGCGACTGGCATGGCTGGATGGGGCATGACACGGATATTCGCCTGCCGCATGTTCCAGGCCACGAATTCGCCGGTGTCATCGCCGCGGTCGGCAAGAACGTCACCCGTTTCAAGACAGGCGACCGTGTTACGGTGCCTTTCGTTTCCGGCTGCGGCCACTGCCATGAATGCCGCTCCGGCAACCAGCAGGTCTGCGAGGCGCAGTTCCAGCCGGGCTTCACCCATTGGGGTTCGTTTGCCGAATATGTCGCCATCGATTATGCCGACCAGAACCTCGTGCATCTGCCTGATACGATGAGCTACGCCACCGCTGCCGGCCTCGGCTGCCGTTTCGCCACCTCCTTCCGCGCCGTGACCGATCAGGGGCGCCTGAAGGGTGGCGAATGGCTGGCGGTGCATGGTTGTGGTGGCGTCGGCCTCTCCGCCATCATGATCGGCGCGGGCCTTGGCGCGCAGGTTGTCGCCATCGACATTGCCGAAGACAAGCTCGAACTCGCCCGCCAGCTCGGCGCGACGGCCACCATCAACAGCCGATCGGTCGCCGATGTTTCGGAAGCGGTGCGCGAGGTGACGGGCGGCGGCGCGCATGTGTCAATCGACGCCCTCGGTCATCCGCAGACCTGCTGCAATTCCATCAGCAATCTGCGCCGGCGCGGACGCCATGTTCAGGTTGGCCTCATGTTGGCCGATCACGCCATGCCCGCCATTCCCATGGCTCGGGTCATCGCCCACGAGCTGGAGATTTACGGCAGCCACGGCATGCAGGCATGGCGTTATGAAGACATGCTGGCCATGATCGAAAGCGGCAAGCTTGCACCGGAAAAACTGATCGGCCGCCACATCACCCTCTCCGACGCCATCACGGCCCTGCCCGCCATGGACAGTTTCCAAGAAAGCGGCATCAGCATCATCGACCGGTTCGAATAG